A region of Curvibacter sp. AEP1-3 DNA encodes the following proteins:
- a CDS encoding cupin domain-containing protein, whose protein sequence is MNIQTPLQLLGGISPETFMQRYWHKKPLVIRQAIPGFAPLLERIELLEMAAQEDVESRLVVQDASGKGAGWKFKHGPFARKALPPFKQAGWTLLVQGVDMHDERVHSLINQFRFVPDARLDDLMISYATDQGGVGPHFDSYDVFLLQAHGRRRWRIGRQKDLSLKPDMPLKILANFEPEEEFVLEPGDMLYLPPKYAHDGIAEGECMTYSIGFRSPSQSELAQEVLQRLAEQALDELPATLYADPKQSAVKAHAALPATMLEFAQSAVHAALKDPKAVARALGEYLSEPKANVWFDGEGQDVDGAIRLDRRTRMLYDEHHVFINGESFNASGRDAQLIKRLADQRYLEAKEVQRLSEGARDLVQDWCDAGWLHVDQ, encoded by the coding sequence ATGAACATTCAAACTCCTCTCCAGCTGCTGGGCGGCATCAGCCCGGAAACCTTCATGCAACGCTATTGGCACAAAAAGCCTTTGGTGATCCGGCAGGCCATTCCCGGGTTTGCGCCTTTGTTGGAACGCATCGAGTTGTTGGAGATGGCGGCACAAGAAGACGTGGAATCGCGTCTGGTGGTGCAGGATGCTTCGGGCAAAGGCGCAGGATGGAAGTTCAAGCACGGACCGTTTGCACGCAAAGCCTTGCCACCTTTTAAGCAAGCAGGCTGGACCTTGCTGGTGCAGGGCGTGGACATGCATGACGAACGGGTGCACAGCTTGATCAACCAATTCCGCTTCGTGCCGGACGCGCGCCTCGACGACCTCATGATCAGCTATGCCACTGACCAGGGCGGCGTGGGCCCTCACTTTGACAGCTACGACGTGTTTCTCTTGCAGGCGCATGGGCGGCGCCGCTGGCGCATCGGTCGCCAGAAAGACTTGTCCCTGAAGCCGGACATGCCCCTCAAAATTCTTGCCAACTTTGAGCCTGAAGAGGAGTTTGTGCTCGAGCCCGGCGACATGCTGTATCTCCCGCCGAAATATGCCCACGACGGTATCGCCGAAGGCGAGTGCATGACTTATTCCATCGGCTTCCGTTCCCCCTCGCAGTCTGAGTTGGCGCAGGAAGTTTTGCAGCGACTCGCGGAGCAGGCTCTGGATGAGTTGCCAGCGACCTTGTATGCCGATCCCAAGCAATCAGCAGTAAAAGCGCATGCGGCTCTACCTGCAACCATGCTGGAGTTCGCCCAGTCCGCGGTGCACGCCGCTCTCAAAGACCCCAAGGCAGTTGCACGTGCTTTGGGAGAGTATCTGAGTGAGCCCAAAGCGAATGTCTGGTTTGATGGAGAGGGCCAGGATGTTGATGGCGCTATCCGCTTGGATCGCCGGACACGCATGCTCTACGACGAGCATCACGTCTTCATCAATGGCGAAAGCTTCAACGCCTCAGGACGGGATGCGCAGTTGATTAAGCGGCTGGCCGATCAGCGTTACTTGGAAGCCAAAGAGGTTCAACGTCTGAGTGAGGGCGCACGGGACCTTGTGCAAGACTGGTGTGATGCGGGCTGGTTACATGTCGACCAATGA